One genomic window of Desulforegula conservatrix Mb1Pa includes the following:
- a CDS encoding tRNA1(Val) (adenine(37)-N6)-methyltransferase: MNHTTDSFFEGKIKIRQRENGYRFSIDPILIAHYAKIPKGSKIVDIGTGSGVIPLILTHLHEDCRVLGIEIQKNMAEMASRNIRDNGFEERIRILNMDFSEMIQADINGPADIIISNPPYRKNDSGRKNPESEKAIARHEIKLTLGQLLKKSGSLLKTGGLFHIIFPSQRLAELIYEMKNVNIEPKSTRMIHSFRDQPAKLVMISGKKGAQSGLIVDPPMIIYERENKYTEEVEKMMGA; this comes from the coding sequence ATGAATCACACCACAGACTCTTTTTTTGAAGGCAAAATAAAAATAAGACAAAGGGAAAATGGATACAGATTTTCCATTGATCCAATTCTCATCGCTCACTATGCTAAAATCCCAAAAGGTTCAAAGATTGTCGACATTGGCACAGGCTCAGGAGTCATTCCGCTTATACTGACCCATCTTCATGAAGATTGCAGGGTTTTGGGAATCGAAATCCAGAAAAATATGGCTGAAATGGCAAGCAGAAATATAAGGGATAACGGATTTGAAGAAAGGATAAGAATCCTTAATATGGACTTTTCGGAGATGATCCAGGCAGACATAAATGGCCCGGCAGATATTATAATCTCAAATCCTCCTTACAGAAAAAATGACAGCGGACGAAAAAACCCGGAGAGTGAAAAAGCCATCGCAAGGCACGAAATAAAACTCACCCTGGGACAGCTCCTTAAAAAATCAGGAAGTCTCTTAAAAACAGGAGGCCTGTTCCATATCATTTTCCCGTCGCAAAGGCTTGCGGAACTCATATATGAAATGAAGAATGTTAATATAGAGCCAAAATCCACAAGAATGATTCACTCTTTCAGGGATCAACCTGCCAAGCTTGTCATGATATCCGGCAAAAAAGGCGCACAATCAGGACTCATAGTGGACCCGCCCATGATCATTTACGAAAGAGAGAATAAATACACAGAAGAAGTTGAAAAAATGATGGGTGCATAA
- a CDS encoding YbaB/EbfC family nucleoid-associated protein encodes MKGMGNMMKQAQKLQSQMMKMQEELGSKTVEATAGGGMVRVTATGKQQILSIRIEPEVVNPEDVEMLQDLITAAVNDALIKSQQMASAEMGKLTGGLNIPGLM; translated from the coding sequence ATGAAAGGCATGGGCAACATGATGAAACAGGCTCAGAAACTCCAGAGCCAGATGATGAAGATGCAGGAAGAGCTTGGAAGCAAAACAGTCGAGGCTACTGCAGGCGGAGGAATGGTAAGGGTCACGGCAACTGGCAAACAGCAGATCCTGTCAATCCGGATAGAACCCGAAGTTGTGAATCCTGAAGATGTTGAAATGCTCCAGGATCTTATTACAGCAGCGGTCAACGACGCCCTAATAAAGTCCCAGCAGATGGCTTCTGCTGAAATGGGCAAATTGACCGGCGGATTGAATATCCCTGGATTAATGTAA
- a CDS encoding YkgJ family cysteine cluster protein, whose protein sequence is MVFDKNNGDLQNSTSVFDCTMCGDCCSGYGGTYVTEDDIKAIADFIGADPHTFVDKYCSISDGRPLLKSGENGKCIFFREKCSIHPVKPRMCREWPFIPAVLREPGNWELMADACPGIKTKIDLEMLKRITENELKKTRGDS, encoded by the coding sequence ATGGTATTTGATAAAAACAACGGCGATCTTCAGAATTCTACCTCTGTTTTTGACTGCACAATGTGCGGTGACTGCTGCAGCGGATATGGCGGCACTTACGTTACAGAAGACGACATCAAGGCAATCGCGGACTTTATAGGGGCAGATCCCCATACCTTCGTCGATAAGTACTGTTCGATTTCTGATGGAAGGCCTCTTCTGAAAAGCGGAGAAAACGGCAAATGCATTTTTTTCAGGGAAAAATGTTCCATACATCCTGTCAAGCCGAGGATGTGCAGGGAATGGCCTTTTATTCCCGCTGTTCTTAGAGAACCAGGCAACTGGGAACTGATGGCTGACGCGTGCCCTGGAATCAAGACAAAAATTGATCTGGAAATGCTCAAAAGAATAACAGAAAATGAGCTGAAGAAAACCAGGGGAGATAGTTAG
- the murI gene encoding glutamate racemase, translated as MIGIFDSGIGGLTTVRALMDTMPGYDIIYYGDTARTPYGTKSRQTVIGYALENTEFLLQKGAKIIVIACNTASSHAVDEIKKRYDVPIFEVITPAVHAAIKASKTGKIGVIGTRATISSRIYEQKIMELKPDAKVYSEPCPLLVSLVEEGWTKRPETTMIVKKYLQPLKTKQIDTLILGCTHYPLLKDTISKKIGGQTAIIDSGSAVSGAISSFLSENRELAESLPQNGKIDFYVSDVTEQFEKTAGAIVKKQIKLICVKK; from the coding sequence ATGATTGGAATTTTCGATTCAGGCATTGGCGGCCTGACTACTGTCAGAGCCTTGATGGATACCATGCCCGGATATGACATTATATATTACGGCGATACCGCAAGAACCCCTTACGGTACAAAGAGCAGACAGACAGTCATAGGTTATGCCCTTGAAAATACGGAATTTCTGCTTCAGAAGGGCGCAAAAATAATTGTAATCGCATGCAACACAGCATCAAGTCATGCTGTTGATGAAATCAAAAAAAGATATGATGTCCCTATTTTTGAAGTAATTACACCTGCCGTTCATGCCGCCATAAAGGCTTCCAAAACCGGAAAAATTGGGGTCATAGGAACAAGAGCTACAATCTCAAGCAGAATATATGAACAGAAGATAATGGAACTCAAACCGGATGCCAAGGTATATTCGGAACCCTGCCCCCTTCTTGTGTCACTCGTTGAGGAAGGCTGGACAAAAAGGCCTGAGACAACAATGATTGTAAAAAAATACCTCCAGCCCCTCAAAACCAAACAGATTGACACTCTGATACTTGGCTGCACCCATTATCCGCTACTAAAGGACACAATCAGCAAAAAAATAGGTGGCCAGACCGCAATTATTGATTCAGGCTCTGCCGTATCCGGGGCAATAAGCAGTTTTCTTTCTGAAAACAGAGAACTGGCAGAATCTCTGCCGCAAAACGGCAAAATAGACTTTTACGTTTCTGATGTCACGGAACAGTTTGAAAAGACCGCGGGCGCGATTGTAAAAAAACAGATCAAGCTGATATGTGTAAAAAAATAA
- a CDS encoding DUF721 domain-containing protein, whose protein sequence is MNERNKNSEFTHIKSVLKGYVRETSKNAAGGLMHVIEVWENVIDKTISENSRPDALRNGVLILKVLSPAWSQQILYLKKNLIRMINSGLDTEIVNDIRCRITSHF, encoded by the coding sequence ATGAATGAAAGAAATAAAAACAGTGAGTTCACCCATATTAAAAGTGTGCTCAAGGGCTATGTGCGGGAAACTTCAAAAAATGCAGCAGGGGGTCTGATGCATGTCATTGAGGTATGGGAAAACGTCATAGATAAAACCATTTCTGAAAACTCCAGACCAGACGCACTCAGAAACGGGGTTCTGATACTTAAAGTCCTTAGTCCTGCCTGGTCGCAGCAGATCCTTTATCTGAAAAAAAACCTGATCAGGATGATAAATTCCGGCCTCGACACAGAAATAGTAAATGACATCAGATGCCGGATAACCAGCCATTTTTGA
- the dnaX gene encoding DNA polymerase III subunit gamma/tau: MSYLVLARKYRPQSFDQVVEQSHVTKTLTNAILSNRVAHAILLSGPRGTGKTTIARIIAKSMNCTNGPTPSPCNICRSCTEITTGHSVDVFEIDGASNNSVDQIRELRENIRYMPAHSSYKIYIIDEVHMLSMAAFNALLKTLEEPPPHVMFIFATTEVHKIPVTILSRCQRHELRRLPLGSLQNHLVNLCKKEGIDIPLPVLETITAESGGSMRDALSLLDQLLGSMPEGAGTEDLLAIIGVAGRDLIHSACESIIRGNVPLMLEKVEEVYLRGLDLTRFYHDIISYLRDLVLVRSGCGSRTVRINEKEMETVTSLAADTGVIHLSQLVEALINSEQTLKFATSPRIAVEMIFMRLIHMKQALSVNELISKIGELKNSIAQGTPLTRVERKEAPNETRQIDSPSFQNNPQPANTYRQSNYEPPPKSYEPEIQKTQTNQPQPVRRFPDGPITGKSLAEFWSAVLQNIDKKSKSLFSLISSSRIIEFDGNGLAFEITGSKFAIDRVQSEKSKAVIREGAEEVLGRPVKNIEVKTISEDPAIVEENRKTGDLKTKALNSPIVTKAVEMFSGTVKDIKIIGEE, encoded by the coding sequence ATGTCCTATCTCGTACTAGCAAGAAAATACAGACCACAATCCTTTGATCAGGTTGTCGAGCAGTCCCACGTCACAAAAACCCTCACAAACGCCATACTTTCAAACAGAGTTGCACACGCTATTCTTCTATCCGGGCCACGCGGCACTGGGAAAACAACAATAGCCAGAATCATTGCAAAATCCATGAACTGCACAAATGGACCTACTCCTTCGCCTTGCAATATCTGCCGTTCATGCACAGAAATCACAACCGGCCATTCTGTTGATGTATTTGAAATTGACGGAGCCTCGAACAACAGCGTCGACCAGATAAGAGAACTCAGGGAAAATATCAGGTACATGCCTGCCCACAGCTCTTATAAAATATATATAATTGATGAAGTTCACATGTTGAGCATGGCAGCTTTCAATGCCCTGCTGAAGACATTAGAGGAACCGCCTCCGCATGTGATGTTTATTTTTGCAACTACTGAAGTTCACAAGATCCCTGTCACCATTCTTTCAAGATGCCAGCGCCATGAGCTGAGAAGACTGCCCCTGGGCTCCCTTCAAAATCATCTTGTTAATCTCTGCAAAAAAGAAGGGATTGACATACCTCTGCCTGTTCTTGAAACCATAACAGCTGAATCCGGTGGTTCTATGCGTGATGCCCTGAGCCTGCTTGACCAGCTTCTCGGATCAATGCCGGAAGGCGCCGGGACAGAAGACCTCCTTGCCATAATTGGTGTCGCGGGAAGAGATTTGATTCACTCTGCTTGCGAATCAATAATCAGGGGCAATGTTCCCCTGATGCTTGAAAAAGTTGAGGAAGTTTATCTGAGGGGGCTTGATCTCACAAGATTCTACCATGACATCATTTCATATTTGCGCGACCTTGTGCTTGTTAGGTCAGGATGCGGCAGCAGGACGGTACGGATAAACGAAAAAGAAATGGAAACAGTCACTTCCCTCGCCGCTGATACAGGTGTTATTCACCTTTCCCAGCTTGTGGAGGCTCTCATAAATTCTGAACAGACCCTTAAATTTGCCACAAGCCCGCGCATTGCAGTTGAAATGATCTTCATGCGCCTTATTCATATGAAGCAGGCGCTTTCAGTAAATGAACTGATATCAAAAATTGGCGAGCTTAAAAATTCGATTGCCCAGGGAACTCCTTTAACAAGAGTTGAAAGAAAAGAAGCCCCGAATGAGACAAGGCAGATTGATTCTCCATCTTTTCAAAATAATCCGCAACCAGCCAATACTTATAGACAGTCAAACTACGAGCCACCGCCAAAATCTTATGAACCTGAAATCCAGAAAACCCAGACGAATCAGCCCCAACCTGTGCGCAGATTCCCTGATGGCCCGATTACCGGCAAGTCTCTCGCTGAATTCTGGAGTGCAGTACTTCAAAACATTGACAAAAAATCCAAGTCTCTATTCAGTCTGATTTCAAGCAGCAGGATAATTGAATTCGATGGCAATGGCCTGGCATTTGAAATTACAGGCAGCAAATTTGCCATAGACAGGGTCCAGAGTGAAAAATCAAAGGCTGTTATAAGAGAAGGTGCCGAGGAAGTACTCGGAAGACCAGTAAAAAACATCGAAGTCAAGACTATCTCAGAAGACCCGGCAATCGTTGAAGAAAACAGAAAAACCGGTGATCTTAAAACCAAGGCACTGAACAGTCCGATTGTAACAAAAGCTGTGGAAATGTTCAGTGGAACAGTAAAAGACATTAAAATCATAGGGGAGGAATAA
- a CDS encoding DUF1015 domain-containing protein — translation MADVFPFRGVLYNPEKIQNLSEVVAPPYDVISPEEQESFYARNENNVIRLILGKATETDSPDNNPHTRAAAFLKRCMDEGILVQDSENAMYVTSVEFDAYGKKAVRYGLIARVKLETFDKGVILPHEKTFSKVKTERLGLMKNCKVNDSQIFSLYRDHSGIFSFITDSVKNIAPVADIYDDKNERHKLWKLTDKKTVDFITEAMKKEVLYIADGHHRYETGLNYREFLKSDLPGFDETHPANYIMMYLSSMADPGLVIFPTHRVFPELKEEILGSFEKKAAEFFDIKEFQYGSDPYTALATLGEERAKALDDCPSIGVAIKDKKCFYLLTLKKGVMESKYPSIPACLRHLDVTVLTNLIISDVLGLDPAALDNEKLLVYTSYEKNAADMVLKGDAAISFLLSSTKMKQVQDVAENGDVMPRKTTYFYPKALTGLVMHKLTV, via the coding sequence ATGGCAGATGTATTTCCTTTCAGGGGCGTACTTTATAATCCTGAGAAAATTCAGAACTTGTCAGAAGTAGTTGCTCCACCTTATGATGTAATATCTCCTGAAGAGCAGGAGTCTTTTTACGCCAGAAACGAGAATAATGTCATAAGGCTTATTCTTGGCAAGGCTACGGAAACTGACTCTCCTGATAATAATCCCCATACAAGGGCGGCCGCATTTCTGAAAAGGTGCATGGATGAAGGAATTCTTGTGCAGGATTCAGAAAATGCCATGTATGTTACTTCCGTCGAGTTCGATGCTTATGGTAAAAAAGCCGTCAGGTATGGGTTGATCGCAAGGGTTAAGCTGGAAACCTTTGACAAGGGAGTTATCCTGCCCCACGAAAAAACCTTTTCAAAGGTTAAGACAGAGCGCCTCGGCCTCATGAAAAATTGCAAGGTCAATGACAGCCAGATTTTTTCTCTTTACAGGGATCATTCCGGCATATTCAGCTTCATAACTGACTCTGTCAAAAATATTGCTCCTGTGGCCGATATTTATGACGATAAAAATGAGCGTCACAAACTCTGGAAACTGACGGACAAAAAGACAGTAGATTTCATCACCGAAGCCATGAAAAAAGAGGTTCTTTATATTGCTGACGGTCACCACAGATACGAGACCGGCCTTAATTACAGGGAGTTTCTTAAGTCAGATCTTCCAGGCTTTGATGAAACCCATCCAGCCAATTATATAATGATGTATCTTTCGAGCATGGCTGACCCAGGACTTGTGATATTCCCGACTCACAGGGTTTTTCCTGAGCTTAAGGAAGAAATTCTTGGTTCTTTTGAAAAAAAGGCAGCCGAATTTTTTGATATCAAGGAATTCCAATACGGTTCAGATCCTTATACCGCTCTTGCAACGCTTGGAGAGGAAAGGGCAAAAGCATTGGATGATTGTCCCTCAATTGGCGTAGCGATTAAGGATAAAAAGTGTTTTTATCTTTTAACCCTGAAAAAGGGAGTGATGGAATCAAAATATCCTTCAATACCTGCCTGTTTAAGGCATCTTGATGTAACTGTTCTTACAAATCTGATCATATCTGATGTTCTTGGGCTTGATCCGGCTGCTCTTGATAACGAAAAACTGCTTGTATATACAAGCTACGAGAAGAATGCCGCTGATATGGTTTTAAAAGGGGATGCAGCAATATCCTTTCTTTTAAGCTCTACCAAGATGAAGCAGGTTCAGGACGTGGCTGAAAACGGTGATGTAATGCCACGTAAAACCACTTATTTTTATCCAAAGGCTCTTACTGGTCTCGTAATGCACAAGCTTACAGTATAG
- the recR gene encoding recombination mediator RecR, translating into MSHYPPSLIALINELAKLPGIGRKTAERLSMHILRMRQDNLNRLISSLQGIKNVDICGLCFALCDSGKCSFCNSGSRDTTVICVVEKDSDMAAIEKSGAYQGMYHILQGCLSPIDGIGPDDIRIAELLSRVKKGGIGEIILATNTNVEGEATASYIKSRLKDFPVRITRIASGVPMGGDIRYVDQVTLKRALESRHGI; encoded by the coding sequence ATGAGCCATTATCCGCCATCCCTGATAGCCCTCATCAATGAGCTGGCTAAACTGCCGGGCATAGGCCGCAAAACAGCAGAGCGCCTGAGCATGCATATCCTCAGGATGCGTCAGGACAATCTGAACAGGCTCATCTCATCCCTTCAGGGAATAAAAAACGTAGATATATGCGGTCTGTGCTTTGCGCTCTGTGATTCCGGCAAATGCAGTTTCTGCAACAGTGGCTCAAGGGATACCACAGTAATATGCGTCGTTGAAAAAGACTCTGATATGGCTGCGATTGAAAAATCTGGGGCGTATCAGGGTATGTACCACATTCTTCAGGGCTGTCTTTCTCCAATTGATGGAATCGGGCCTGATGATATAAGAATAGCAGAGCTTCTTTCACGTGTGAAAAAAGGCGGAATAGGTGAAATAATCCTTGCGACCAATACAAATGTCGAAGGCGAGGCAACGGCCTCATATATTAAATCAAGGCTCAAGGATTTTCCTGTAAGGATAACGAGAATTGCCTCGGGAGTACCCATGGGCGGAGACATAAGGTACGTTGACCAGGTAACACTGAAACGTGCGCTGGAGAGCAGGCATGGTATTTGA